One part of the Terrimicrobium sacchariphilum genome encodes these proteins:
- a CDS encoding N-acetylmuramoyl-L-alanine amidase family protein yields the protein MLPLQAEWNVVMCDNRRYVSVQDVATFYRMNQPVNQGDKFRISAPGRSIEGQANSREVLINGVKYVLCFPIFSRGGQILISAMDVVKIIEPIMRPQKIQNATAVRTVILDAGHGGHDSGARGPYGSEKDATLDVVLRARKLLQDNGYQVRCTRVTDTFIPLEDRASFASKQLNAIFVSVHFNKSNTGGGTGIETYCLAPRGVPSMDEESLSYSDFKQYPGHGRDPENIALATTVHAAMVRSLGLTDRGVKRARFLVIKNITVPGILIEGGFMSGSPDARMIDTADYRQKIAQCILEGVNRYKQAVAGQTVYQTPSAIVSATDPTSVPNIDKVGATPTPTPPPVGSKTSIDSSVVQAQESLQITKPGN from the coding sequence ATGCTTCCACTCCAAGCCGAGTGGAATGTTGTGATGTGCGATAATCGACGGTACGTCTCGGTCCAGGACGTCGCGACGTTTTACCGGATGAATCAACCGGTGAATCAGGGCGATAAATTCCGCATTTCCGCCCCCGGGCGAAGCATTGAAGGTCAGGCGAACAGTCGCGAGGTGCTGATCAACGGGGTGAAGTACGTGCTTTGCTTCCCCATCTTCAGTCGTGGCGGCCAGATCCTTATCTCCGCCATGGATGTCGTGAAGATCATCGAGCCGATCATGCGGCCGCAGAAAATCCAGAATGCCACCGCCGTGCGCACTGTGATCCTCGATGCAGGGCACGGCGGGCACGACAGCGGCGCTCGTGGCCCATACGGATCGGAAAAGGATGCCACCCTCGATGTCGTCCTGAGAGCCAGGAAACTCCTGCAGGACAACGGATATCAGGTTCGCTGCACGCGTGTCACAGACACCTTCATTCCGCTCGAGGATCGTGCAAGCTTCGCCAGCAAGCAGCTCAACGCCATCTTTGTCAGCGTCCACTTCAACAAGAGCAACACGGGCGGGGGAACGGGCATCGAGACCTACTGCCTTGCCCCTCGCGGGGTGCCATCGATGGATGAGGAAAGCCTGAGCTATTCCGACTTTAAGCAATATCCGGGTCATGGACGCGACCCGGAGAATATCGCCCTCGCCACCACCGTGCATGCCGCCATGGTACGCTCGCTCGGACTCACCGATCGCGGGGTGAAGCGAGCCAGATTCCTGGTGATCAAGAATATCACCGTCCCAGGCATCCTCATCGAGGGCGGTTTCATGAGCGGGTCGCCCGATGCCCGCATGATCGATACGGCGGACTACCGGCAGAAAATCGCCCAATGCATTCTCGAGGGAGTGAACCGGTACAAGCAGGCCGTGGCCGGGCAGACTGTCTATCAGACGCCTTCGGCGATCGTTTCCGCGACGGACCCGACCTCTGTGCCCAATATCGACAAGGTCGGGGCCACGCCGACACCGACCCCTCCGCCCGTCGGGTCCAAGACCTCCATCGATTCCTCGGTCGTCCAGGCGCAGGAATCCCTGCAGATTACAAAGCCGGGAAATTAA
- a CDS encoding L,D-transpeptidase family protein gives MVRHFLSAVFLVLAGSLACAQVPQAPAKPLTRNVEPGLEQAVKWRWMPVPSDGSAWGETPPAAPRPVATPIQDMSTPTPQSTYEVKKGDVLVVIARRFGLSAIHLKKFNNLDTDMIRIGQVLNIPTPEQARAIAPLPADIQKANAAKKEKKDPATEQRDTLILQIFLDREGFSAGPIDGKPDATLARVSELYQANHSDASTPEALLQKAKSVVGNDIFGQYTLRPEDYEFIVTPKAQRVEAAAPIGTKPRSTIAYEALISAPMLAYRGPWEFVAERFHCDEVFLRSINPEIQTVPQAGTTFRVPRVMPFAIEGALRQPLQPEPNSAHPVTAAIEDLSLLKIRRGEELVAVVPVTSARPGLRGRGTWTILNAIPRPRLETRQEPMAAATPAPRLFGASEANPEPAPTPLQEPQYLAAGPNNPAGIIWINLAKSDSTEPLPYGLHGTSIPDQVRQYDSIGGFRMANWNIARVARLLPVGTSLVWTQAVPVPVAPANGSGTVPVAPAQIVTPADRAAQDAFVVPEPSPASTNTPPTL, from the coding sequence ATGGTTCGCCACTTTTTATCGGCTGTGTTCCTGGTGCTGGCCGGGTCGCTCGCCTGCGCACAGGTCCCACAGGCCCCTGCCAAGCCGCTGACTCGCAATGTCGAGCCGGGTCTGGAGCAGGCCGTGAAGTGGCGCTGGATGCCCGTACCTTCCGATGGCTCGGCCTGGGGCGAGACACCTCCGGCCGCACCTCGTCCTGTTGCGACACCGATCCAGGACATGTCGACACCGACACCCCAATCGACCTACGAGGTGAAAAAAGGCGATGTCCTGGTCGTGATCGCCCGGCGATTCGGGCTCTCGGCCATCCATCTGAAGAAGTTCAACAATCTCGACACCGACATGATCCGCATCGGTCAGGTGCTGAACATCCCAACTCCTGAGCAAGCCCGGGCGATTGCTCCTCTGCCGGCGGATATCCAAAAAGCCAACGCCGCGAAGAAGGAGAAAAAGGATCCCGCCACAGAACAAAGGGATACGCTTATCCTGCAAATCTTCCTCGACCGTGAAGGTTTCTCAGCGGGACCCATTGACGGCAAACCCGACGCCACGCTCGCCCGAGTGTCTGAGTTGTACCAGGCCAATCATTCCGACGCCTCCACGCCCGAGGCTCTCTTGCAAAAGGCCAAGTCGGTTGTGGGTAACGACATTTTTGGCCAGTACACGCTGCGCCCCGAGGATTATGAGTTCATCGTCACGCCCAAGGCCCAGCGCGTCGAAGCTGCCGCTCCCATCGGTACGAAACCCCGTAGCACCATCGCCTACGAGGCTCTGATTTCCGCGCCCATGCTGGCCTATCGGGGGCCGTGGGAATTCGTGGCAGAGCGCTTCCACTGCGATGAGGTTTTCCTGCGTAGCATCAATCCCGAGATCCAGACTGTGCCGCAGGCTGGCACGACATTTCGCGTCCCGCGTGTGATGCCCTTTGCCATCGAGGGCGCGTTGCGCCAGCCGCTCCAACCTGAGCCCAATAGCGCCCATCCCGTCACCGCCGCGATCGAGGATCTTTCTCTGCTCAAGATCCGCCGCGGAGAGGAACTCGTCGCTGTCGTACCGGTGACCTCCGCCCGCCCGGGCCTGCGTGGCCGCGGCACATGGACGATCCTCAACGCCATACCCCGTCCCCGGCTGGAAACCCGCCAGGAGCCAATGGCGGCCGCGACTCCCGCTCCCCGGCTTTTTGGCGCGTCTGAGGCAAATCCCGAGCCTGCTCCGACTCCGTTGCAGGAACCACAGTATCTCGCAGCCGGTCCCAACAACCCCGCCGGAATCATCTGGATTAATCTCGCCAAGTCCGACAGCACCGAGCCGCTGCCCTACGGTCTCCACGGCACCAGCATTCCTGATCAGGTGAGGCAATACGACAGCATCGGCGGCTTTCGCATGGCCAACTGGAACATCGCCCGTGTCGCCCGGCTCCTTCCCGTTGGCACGTCGCTCGTCTGGACCCAGGCCGTCCCCGTTCCCGTTGCTCCAGCCAATGGCTCCGGCACTGTCCCCGTCGCCCCGGCGCAGATCGTGACTCCCGCCGACCGGGCGGCTCAGGATGCTTTCGTTGTCCCGGAACCCTCCCCGGCCTCGACCAATACCCCGCCTACGCTTTAG
- the nrdD gene encoding anaerobic ribonucleoside-triphosphate reductase, whose translation MNSNIQLEDHERQPCEIWTRVMGYHRPVSQFNIGKQSEFRERRLFQEPAQTHETLKHAA comes from the coding sequence ATGAACAGCAACATCCAACTCGAAGATCACGAACGTCAGCCGTGTGAAATCTGGACTCGTGTGATGGGGTATCACCGCCCTGTCTCCCAGTTTAACATCGGCAAACAGAGTGAGTTCCGCGAACGCAGGCTCTTCCAGGAGCCAGCACAAACACATGAAACCCTTAAGCACGCCGCCTAA
- a CDS encoding class I SAM-dependent methyltransferase — translation MADNPTVRSKRFGIPKEAKQVRYPIRLLRYWFGYHLLREEAEQSPGTLDVAEIGVHTGQMLEFLNSVPKPPQFASWTAVDAVMLTEKLRKAGYTDFFEANLEAPDFDLPRDYDVAVLLHILEHLHDPETALVKVAQRIRPGGSLIGGFPVVPHLFAATREKQVRKTAAPMGHVSVFSPTRVRHMAKKAGLEVEFMSGAFFLRSKGSSLENSEAWARFNLIWGGAFPGWPGEIYWKMRKPRTAA, via the coding sequence TTGGCCGATAACCCGACGGTACGGTCCAAGCGGTTCGGTATCCCGAAGGAAGCCAAGCAGGTCAGATACCCGATCCGCTTGCTGCGGTATTGGTTTGGCTATCACCTGCTGCGCGAGGAGGCGGAGCAGTCCCCCGGCACGCTGGATGTCGCCGAGATCGGAGTCCATACCGGGCAGATGCTCGAGTTTCTCAACTCCGTACCCAAACCGCCGCAGTTCGCCAGTTGGACTGCTGTCGACGCAGTGATGCTCACGGAAAAGCTCCGCAAGGCGGGCTACACCGACTTCTTTGAGGCCAACCTCGAGGCGCCCGATTTCGATCTTCCGCGGGATTACGATGTCGCCGTCCTTCTGCACATTCTTGAGCATCTCCATGATCCTGAGACGGCTTTGGTCAAGGTGGCTCAGCGCATCCGCCCCGGAGGATCGCTCATCGGCGGTTTCCCCGTCGTACCGCACCTCTTCGCCGCCACCCGCGAAAAGCAGGTTCGCAAGACAGCGGCTCCCATGGGGCATGTCAGTGTCTTTTCTCCGACTCGCGTCCGCCACATGGCGAAAAAAGCCGGGCTGGAAGTCGAGTTTATGTCCGGCGCGTTTTTTCTCCGTAGCAAGGGAAGCTCACTGGAGAATTCCGAGGCTTGGGCGCGATTCAACCTCATCTGGGGTGGAGCCTTCCCCGGCTGGCCCGGTGAGATTTACTGGAAGATGCGCAAGCCCCGAACGGCTGCCTGA
- a CDS encoding prepilin-type N-terminal cleavage/methylation domain-containing protein — protein MNAPRQNIKIPRHNSPTPARIPDDGDFGKEESSSANPASHRRKLVSGFTMVELLAAVSLISALAVFTMAATTKGKKMMRSAVCQSNMHQLGIAFSQYVADNQAYPPGSVWDRHLASYLGLENSSKPMKVLRCPEDQRKRPDARSYTASSQKEDNPGYGVFSEDSETMSLRPNQIERPARTVLLSEYFHKDNAQCKVPYAWTHGWLSESNVPKLPDGSYYHGNRMNLLFADGHVESCKGEEIYKVPGVKSGRWRAFQP, from the coding sequence ATGAACGCCCCACGACAGAACATCAAAATACCGCGTCATAATTCCCCGACGCCTGCTCGAATCCCCGATGACGGTGATTTCGGGAAAGAAGAATCCTCATCGGCTAATCCGGCGTCGCACCGGAGGAAACTCGTCTCCGGTTTTACGATGGTGGAACTGCTCGCCGCCGTCAGCTTGATCAGCGCGCTCGCCGTTTTCACCATGGCGGCCACCACCAAGGGGAAGAAAATGATGCGCTCGGCGGTATGCCAGTCGAACATGCATCAGCTCGGCATCGCTTTTTCCCAATATGTCGCAGACAACCAGGCGTACCCTCCCGGCAGTGTATGGGACAGGCATCTCGCCTCGTATCTGGGGCTGGAAAACTCCTCGAAACCGATGAAGGTCCTGCGGTGTCCGGAAGATCAACGCAAACGCCCGGATGCGAGATCCTATACTGCCTCAAGCCAGAAGGAGGACAACCCGGGCTACGGAGTATTCTCCGAAGATAGCGAAACAATGTCACTCCGCCCGAACCAGATCGAGCGCCCGGCCAGGACCGTGCTGCTGAGCGAGTATTTCCACAAGGACAACGCTCAATGCAAGGTACCGTACGCGTGGACCCATGGATGGTTGTCGGAGAGCAATGTCCCCAAGCTGCCGGATGGCTCCTACTACCATGGCAATCGAATGAACTTACTCTTCGCCGACGGCCACGTGGAGTCCTGCAAGGGAGAGGAAATCTACAAGGTGCCGGGAGTAAAATCTGGACGCTGGCGAGCCTTTCAACCCTGA
- a CDS encoding DUF1810 domain-containing protein — translation MPTIARFLEAQNSPSNGYADALAELHAERKVSHWIWYIFPQLKGLGTSPMAQNYGIRDLREAREYAEHPVLCARLIEITAVVQRHLAAGASPENLMGGRTDAMKLVSSMTLFARAAQDRALQEACEDVLTRTETQGYTRCAYTLRAS, via the coding sequence ATGCCGACCATCGCCCGATTCCTCGAAGCCCAGAACAGCCCGTCGAACGGCTATGCCGATGCCCTTGCCGAGCTCCATGCCGAGCGCAAAGTCAGCCACTGGATCTGGTATATCTTTCCCCAGCTCAAAGGACTGGGGACATCCCCGATGGCGCAAAACTACGGAATACGCGACCTGAGGGAAGCCCGGGAATATGCCGAACATCCCGTCCTCTGCGCCCGACTGATCGAAATCACGGCTGTCGTACAGCGACATCTGGCAGCCGGCGCCTCGCCGGAGAATCTGATGGGCGGGCGAACTGATGCGATGAAGCTCGTCTCGTCCATGACGCTTTTCGCCAGGGCGGCCCAGGACCGGGCCTTGCAAGAGGCTTGCGAAGACGTGCTCACCCGTACGGAGACGCAAGGCTATACCCGCTGCGCCTACACCCTGCGAGCGAGTTGA
- a CDS encoding dihydrolipoyl dehydrogenase family protein, which produces MSSREEYDLVVLGSGEAGKYLAWTAAKQGRRAAVIERQYIGGSCPNIACLPSKNIIHSAKVASYFHRAAEFGIRAPDWEIAMEAVRERKRKMVSGLLDMHLENFQKSGAELILGTGRFIGPKAIEVKTPEGDTRQLLGKQVVINTGTRARVDDTPGLAEASPLTHIEALELDSIPKHLIVLGGGYIGLELSQAMRRFGSRVTVLERNERLVHSEDDDVTEALHGLFLDEGIEVLTGTHVTNVEGRSGQAVTVYAEHSGKKITIHGTHLLAATGRLPNTEGIGLEVAGVDVTERGHVKVNERLETTAPDIWAVGDCAGSPYFTHIGYDDFRIVRDNWAGGNRTTTGRQVPYCMFTDPELARVGLSEKEAKARGASYRLAKVPMAAALRTRTLGETRGFMKALVEPEGDRILGFTAFGTGAGDLLAPVQIVMQAGLPFTTLRDTIFTHPTMPEGLIALFGSVPARVT; this is translated from the coding sequence ATTTCCTCTCGGGAGGAGTACGACCTCGTCGTGCTCGGAAGCGGCGAGGCTGGGAAATACCTGGCCTGGACGGCGGCGAAGCAAGGCCGACGCGCAGCGGTGATCGAGCGCCAATATATCGGCGGGTCGTGTCCGAACATTGCGTGTCTGCCAAGCAAGAACATCATACATAGCGCCAAGGTAGCCTCATATTTTCACCGGGCGGCGGAATTCGGCATTCGCGCGCCGGACTGGGAAATCGCCATGGAAGCCGTGCGTGAGAGGAAGCGCAAGATGGTGTCCGGTTTGCTCGACATGCATCTGGAAAACTTTCAGAAGAGCGGCGCGGAGTTAATTCTCGGAACAGGGCGATTCATCGGTCCCAAAGCGATCGAGGTTAAGACGCCTGAAGGGGACACTCGTCAACTTCTCGGAAAACAGGTGGTAATCAATACGGGAACACGGGCGCGGGTGGACGACACGCCGGGGCTGGCGGAGGCATCACCCCTCACCCACATCGAGGCCCTGGAGCTCGACTCCATCCCGAAACATCTCATCGTGCTGGGGGGTGGATACATCGGACTCGAGCTGTCGCAGGCGATGCGGCGGTTCGGCAGCCGGGTGACAGTGTTGGAACGGAACGAACGCCTGGTGCACTCGGAAGACGACGACGTGACGGAAGCGCTGCATGGATTGTTCCTCGACGAGGGGATCGAAGTCCTGACGGGCACCCACGTAACGAATGTGGAAGGTCGCTCGGGCCAGGCGGTGACCGTGTATGCGGAGCACAGCGGAAAGAAGATTACGATCCACGGCACCCACCTGCTGGCGGCAACCGGTCGGCTGCCAAATACCGAGGGCATCGGCCTGGAGGTGGCCGGCGTGGACGTGACAGAGCGCGGACATGTGAAGGTGAATGAGCGCCTGGAGACCACCGCGCCCGATATATGGGCCGTGGGAGACTGCGCAGGCAGCCCGTACTTTACCCACATCGGGTACGATGACTTTCGCATCGTGCGGGACAACTGGGCAGGCGGCAATCGCACGACCACCGGGCGGCAGGTGCCGTACTGTATGTTTACCGATCCGGAGCTCGCACGAGTGGGCCTGAGCGAGAAGGAAGCAAAAGCACGCGGAGCATCCTATCGACTGGCCAAGGTGCCAATGGCAGCGGCATTGCGCACGCGAACTCTCGGCGAAACACGGGGCTTTATGAAAGCGCTGGTAGAGCCGGAAGGCGACCGCATCCTCGGCTTCACCGCCTTTGGCACAGGTGCCGGAGATCTGCTGGCTCCTGTGCAAATCGTCATGCAAGCAGGACTGCCTTTCACAACACTCCGAGATACGATCTTCACGCACCCGACCATGCCAGAAGGGCTGATCGCCCTCTTTGGCAGCGTACCTGCTAGAGTTACCTGA
- a CDS encoding PEP-CTERM sorting domain-containing protein, with translation MNAYPLHALGMSAFLFAASAVPSQAALLVYEGFNYTTGSTLNTITPNASTVGLNKTTAYAGNGVANYTVQSGLAFGPLTTSGGSISATGPTAVGAAKLSLNSYVGTLWSSYLVNFSSFSSVDRGDGALSRVSNDTSNNGERFNSYADSRTPSGSPTSNLGISYNAASNITVGSTGLELNTTYILISRFTNVGSSIPAGTGTGTLYALTLSQFNSFLSAGGTESYLDSATIGTGASNVTGRVSNTNNNNTPTTYWFQSTNYAQFVNVNDSVTFDELRYGSTLTDVVPVPEPQTLGLAALGMAVAFLSLRKNRVPTRAAV, from the coding sequence ATGAACGCATATCCCCTGCATGCCCTTGGTATGTCCGCGTTTCTCTTTGCGGCATCCGCAGTGCCTTCCCAGGCGGCCCTGCTGGTTTACGAAGGCTTCAACTATACGACCGGCTCGACCTTGAACACCATCACGCCCAACGCGAGCACGGTCGGCCTCAACAAGACCACTGCTTACGCCGGCAATGGAGTCGCGAATTATACTGTGCAATCCGGGCTGGCGTTCGGTCCACTTACGACCTCGGGAGGCTCGATTTCCGCCACCGGTCCGACAGCCGTGGGCGCTGCCAAGCTCTCACTGAATTCTTATGTGGGCACGCTCTGGTCGAGCTATCTGGTCAACTTTTCCAGCTTCTCGAGCGTTGATAGAGGTGATGGAGCTCTGAGCCGCGTTTCCAATGATACTTCAAACAACGGGGAGCGATTCAACTCCTACGCCGATTCCCGGACTCCAAGCGGATCGCCGACATCGAATCTCGGTATTTCGTACAACGCAGCGAGCAATATCACGGTCGGCTCGACGGGGCTTGAACTGAACACCACGTATATTCTCATTTCCAGGTTTACGAACGTCGGTTCGAGTATTCCCGCTGGCACAGGCACCGGCACCCTCTATGCGCTGACCCTGAGCCAGTTCAATAGTTTCCTTTCCGCGGGAGGCACGGAGTCTTATCTCGATTCGGCGACTATTGGTACAGGTGCGTCCAATGTTACCGGCCGTGTCTCAAACACGAATAATAACAACACACCGACCACATATTGGTTCCAGTCCACCAACTACGCTCAGTTCGTCAATGTGAACGATAGCGTGACCTTCGACGAGCTTCGCTACGGCAGCACACTGACCGATGTCGTTCCCGTCCCGGAGCCACAGACGCTGGGACTCGCCGCTCTAGGCATGGCGGTAGCTTTCCTTTCCCTTCGCAAAAATCGCGTTCCTACAAGGGCGGCTGTTTAG
- the murI gene encoding glutamate racemase, with amino-acid sequence MDIEDSRDPRRDPIGVFDSGIGGLTVAAALKTLLPSETIFYIGDTARVPYGGKSRKTIERYGVEIGGLLLAEQAKIIVVACNTASALAVPRMTDVFKVPIQGVITPGAAAAVAATKSGRIGVIGTRATVSSGAYGKAIHAIDPKVRVFSEACPLLVPLIEEAMFEDPITDQVLERYLAPLLAQDIDTLVLGCTHYPLAREAIGRAAGPGVTLVDSAENCALAVKTLLEERQLGAPDDQLGRLDVALTDSTEGFLRTAQDALELEIGDVQLRTVQASE; translated from the coding sequence ATGGATATTGAAGACTCGCGCGACCCGCGCCGCGACCCCATTGGGGTGTTCGACTCAGGCATCGGTGGCCTGACCGTGGCAGCCGCGCTGAAGACCCTGCTTCCCTCGGAGACGATTTTTTACATAGGGGACACGGCACGAGTGCCTTACGGCGGAAAGAGCCGCAAGACCATCGAGCGATATGGGGTCGAGATCGGCGGATTGCTCCTGGCGGAACAGGCGAAGATCATCGTGGTGGCCTGCAACACCGCCTCGGCACTTGCCGTGCCGCGCATGACAGACGTTTTCAAGGTGCCGATCCAGGGAGTAATCACGCCCGGAGCTGCGGCCGCGGTCGCTGCAACGAAGTCCGGTCGCATCGGGGTCATTGGCACGCGGGCGACGGTTTCCAGCGGAGCCTATGGCAAGGCCATTCATGCCATCGATCCCAAGGTTCGCGTCTTTAGCGAAGCCTGCCCGCTGCTGGTCCCGCTCATCGAGGAGGCAATGTTTGAGGACCCCATTACCGATCAGGTCCTGGAACGTTATCTCGCTCCATTGCTCGCGCAGGATATCGATACCCTCGTCCTGGGGTGTACGCATTATCCCCTCGCTCGCGAGGCTATCGGACGGGCAGCCGGGCCGGGAGTGACCTTGGTCGACTCCGCGGAGAATTGTGCGCTCGCCGTGAAGACGCTCCTGGAAGAGCGGCAGCTCGGCGCGCCTGATGATCAGTTGGGCCGCCTCGACGTGGCGCTCACCGACTCCACAGAAGGTTTCCTCCGCACGGCTCAGGATGCGTTGGAGCTTGAGATCGGCGACGTGCAGCTCCGGACCGTCCAGGCCTCGGAGTAA
- a CDS encoding helix-turn-helix domain-containing protein, with the protein MSSTSSQVVRSPEEESWEQRIGRRIRALRESRNVTLDQMAAQCRLTKGQLSRIENGKVSSPVSTLTRVAAALGVAPGDLFSEDNGVPRAVLVTRESRRTIAGRGSKIGHAYESLAFDLPFGKDFEPHLMTIEAETIDPKQNIFRHPGQEFLFMLEGAMDYRHGEEVYRLNPGDSLYFDGMIAHGPVAVHGPPVRFLSVISNAKD; encoded by the coding sequence TTGAGCAGCACCTCGTCCCAAGTCGTAAGAAGTCCCGAGGAAGAGAGCTGGGAACAGCGCATCGGACGCCGTATACGGGCATTGCGCGAATCGCGCAATGTGACCCTGGACCAGATGGCCGCCCAGTGCAGGCTGACCAAAGGACAGCTCTCCCGGATCGAGAATGGGAAGGTATCCTCACCGGTCTCCACCCTCACGCGGGTAGCTGCCGCATTGGGCGTCGCGCCGGGAGACCTTTTCTCCGAGGACAACGGGGTCCCGCGCGCAGTGCTGGTCACCAGGGAATCGCGGAGGACCATCGCCGGGCGAGGGTCAAAAATTGGCCATGCGTACGAGTCACTGGCTTTTGACCTGCCGTTTGGAAAAGATTTCGAGCCGCATTTGATGACGATCGAGGCGGAGACCATCGACCCAAAGCAAAACATCTTCCGACATCCCGGGCAGGAATTCCTCTTCATGCTCGAGGGAGCCATGGATTACCGGCACGGCGAGGAGGTCTATCGCCTGAATCCTGGCGACAGCCTGTATTTTGACGGAATGATCGCCCACGGACCGGTGGCCGTCCATGGACCACCGGTTCGTTTTCTGAGCGTGATCAGCAACGCGAAGGATTAG
- a CDS encoding anaerobic ribonucleoside-triphosphate reductase activating protein: MKPLSTPPNVETLRVGGIVPFSTVDYPGWLSAVVFCQGCPWRCRYCHNAHLRRFRSGAVPWDHVVEFMDKRRGRLEAIVFSGGEPTAQPGIENACRTARALGFRVGLHTAGAYPEQLRRLIPLIDWVGLDVKAPFDARYDAVTGRKNSWKPARQSLDIILSAGVPYQLRTTVHRALLDQEALDDISSTLAQIGTQPTRWQTFRPQGCKDEELVNWAGEQAGEDSPEETLDEHHHEHHEEPELVE, from the coding sequence ATGAAACCCTTAAGCACGCCGCCTAATGTAGAAACCCTCCGCGTCGGCGGGATCGTTCCTTTCTCGACCGTCGACTATCCCGGCTGGCTCAGCGCCGTTGTATTTTGTCAGGGCTGTCCCTGGCGCTGCCGCTACTGCCACAATGCCCACCTCCGCCGCTTCCGTAGCGGTGCCGTCCCTTGGGACCACGTGGTGGAATTCATGGACAAACGCCGTGGCCGTCTCGAGGCCATTGTCTTTAGCGGTGGCGAACCCACTGCTCAGCCCGGCATCGAAAACGCCTGCCGCACTGCCCGCGCACTGGGCTTCCGAGTCGGCCTTCATACGGCCGGAGCCTACCCCGAGCAACTGCGCCGTCTGATCCCGCTCATCGACTGGGTCGGTCTTGACGTCAAGGCACCCTTCGATGCTCGCTATGATGCGGTCACCGGACGCAAAAACAGCTGGAAACCGGCTCGTCAGTCTCTGGACATTATCCTGTCCGCCGGCGTCCCTTATCAACTCCGTACGACGGTCCATCGCGCTCTACTCGACCAGGAAGCGCTCGACGACATCAGCTCCACACTGGCACAGATCGGCACCCAGCCGACTCGCTGGCAGACCTTCCGCCCGCAGGGGTGCAAGGATGAGGAGCTTGTGAACTGGGCCGGCGAACAGGCCGGTGAAGATTCTCCGGAGGAGACTCTGGACGAGCATCATCACGAACACCACGAAGAGCCCGAGCTGGTGGAATAA